The following proteins come from a genomic window of Heyndrickxia acidicola:
- a CDS encoding response regulator transcription factor, protein MSLSLNSHMKMVLKKGVDLLFEHKEQIILECSDILSYLKETNKKSAEAFEFACRFFAGFLESDQSEADILIEKIKSEYIQQFQRAPEPNLIIFILTLIENAVHKVIKSNTTRSYHLHPSVQYLFSKICEGMLTISKQEHFNVDSFCSQIVHSKQLKIEWIARIEHVEEGYQLRSVIGLPEEIMDEERIRSAKPSWFLITEALLDLTRTGEEEEETRDVFPVPWKKETLLFCSFDKDVHSTAPFLTYALHLLQMEDAKAAQDSGDQWKDAVILFSEWIMRSQNLHDAIEHIAYGYAQYLPFERCALFQYSYTDEMGHGLTGYHFNDHDIRSIRENVDNIPFIYKSLSKIHPQNARIKNFQPIYISNAAEEFPDQYVRQFQLESVIVTPIYVPSEGKLIGAAILDQGPGKHFEVDSSTITALLKFGQSAGELLTKFTPRMDLPLMHLEDREMIQLTAREIDVLELLAEGASTTEAAEQLHLSEYTVRDYISTIMKRLKARNRTEAAVKAIRMGLIK, encoded by the coding sequence GTGTCCTTGTCGCTGAATAGCCATATGAAGATGGTGTTGAAAAAAGGAGTGGACCTGCTGTTTGAGCATAAAGAACAAATTATCCTTGAATGCTCAGATATTTTATCCTATTTAAAAGAAACAAATAAAAAATCCGCTGAGGCCTTTGAGTTTGCCTGCCGGTTTTTTGCCGGATTTCTTGAATCGGACCAGAGTGAGGCAGATATACTGATTGAAAAGATCAAGTCTGAATACATCCAGCAATTTCAGCGGGCTCCGGAGCCTAATCTAATCATTTTTATTTTAACATTGATTGAAAATGCCGTTCACAAGGTAATTAAGTCCAATACAACAAGATCCTATCATTTGCATCCTTCTGTCCAATATTTATTTTCAAAGATTTGTGAGGGGATGCTCACCATATCTAAGCAGGAGCATTTTAATGTCGATTCGTTCTGCTCCCAGATTGTTCATTCCAAGCAATTAAAGATTGAATGGATTGCCCGCATTGAACACGTAGAAGAGGGATATCAGCTCCGCTCTGTTATTGGACTTCCTGAGGAGATTATGGATGAGGAAAGAATACGTTCAGCTAAGCCTTCCTGGTTTTTGATTACAGAAGCTCTCCTTGATTTAACTAGGACAGGGGAGGAAGAGGAGGAAACGCGAGATGTCTTTCCCGTCCCCTGGAAAAAAGAAACCCTGTTATTCTGCAGCTTTGATAAGGATGTACATTCTACTGCACCCTTTTTAACCTATGCCCTTCATCTATTACAAATGGAAGATGCGAAAGCAGCACAGGATTCAGGCGATCAATGGAAGGATGCTGTCATCCTATTCAGTGAGTGGATTATGAGATCGCAGAATTTACACGATGCCATTGAGCATATTGCATACGGTTATGCACAATACCTTCCCTTTGAACGCTGTGCTCTTTTTCAATATTCCTATACAGACGAAATGGGACACGGGCTGACCGGCTACCATTTTAATGACCATGACATCCGCTCCATCCGCGAAAATGTGGACAATATTCCATTTATTTATAAAAGCCTGAGCAAAATTCATCCGCAGAATGCCCGCATAAAAAATTTCCAGCCCATTTATATTTCAAATGCTGCCGAGGAGTTTCCGGATCAGTATGTTCGTCAATTCCAGCTTGAATCGGTCATCGTAACCCCAATTTATGTCCCTTCTGAAGGAAAGCTGATCGGTGCGGCAATTTTAGACCAGGGTCCAGGCAAGCACTTTGAAGTCGACAGCAGTACGATTACCGCTTTGCTCAAATTTGGACAAAGTGCAGGTGAGCTTTTGACAAAATTTACCCCGCGTATGGATTTGCCGCTGATGCATTTAGAAGACAGGGAGATGATCCAGCTAACGGCCCGGGAGATTGATGTTTTGGAGCTTTTGGCAGAAGGGGCTTCAACAACGGAAGCAGCAGAGCAGCTCCACCTCAGTGAATATACGGTAAGAGACTATATCTCGACAATCATGAAAAGACTCAAAGCAAGAAATCGGACAGAGGCCGCTGTCAAAGCCATTCGCATGGGATTGATCAAATAA
- a CDS encoding DUF1659 domain-containing protein codes for MAEALLKSTKVRLVFNYGKDEKGKDILKSKLFSNIRMDATADEIQAFAKAIASLSTKPLMTVERDDSKDILS; via the coding sequence ATGGCAGAAGCATTATTGAAAAGTACCAAGGTGAGACTGGTATTTAATTATGGAAAGGATGAAAAGGGCAAAGACATTCTAAAAAGCAAATTGTTCAGCAATATTCGCATGGATGCCACGGCAGATGAAATCCAGGCATTCGCGAAGGCAATTGCTTCTCTGTCAACTAAGCCGCTAATGACAGTTGAGCGTGATGACAGTAAGGATATTCTTTCTTAA
- a CDS encoding DUF2922 domain-containing protein, with protein sequence MKTLELQFVTEDNKTVRIAVDEPIEPVDTVKLKDAMNKILASNVQTSASGLPFTAVKGARLIEQNVSDYTL encoded by the coding sequence ATGAAAACATTGGAATTGCAATTTGTGACAGAGGATAACAAAACCGTTCGAATAGCAGTGGATGAACCCATTGAACCGGTTGACACCGTGAAGCTGAAGGATGCCATGAATAAAATTTTGGCATCAAACGTACAGACGAGTGCGAGTGGACTTCCATTTACAGCTGTAAAAGGAGCCCGTCTTATTGAGCAGAATGTCTCAGATTATACGCTTTAA
- a CDS encoding YvrJ family protein codes for MIKFIGDVGFPIVVSLFLLYRIESKLDAVVESIQGLPERLKKV; via the coding sequence ATGATCAAATTCATCGGCGATGTTGGCTTTCCAATCGTCGTATCACTGTTTTTATTGTACCGGATCGAATCCAAGCTTGATGCAGTGGTCGAGTCTATTCAAGGCCTTCCCGAACGATTGAAAAAAGTCTAG